The DNA window TCCGGGTTCGAGTTCGATGCAGACCACCATCAGGTCCTCCCCCGAAACTCCGCTCGCTTGCGGCGTTCCCGGCGACAGCGGGAAGTAGCCGCGTAGTCGCGCGTGGTCGTCGCCTTCTTGCCACACGTCGGTACCTTCGAACTGGTAGAGTCGGACCGGTTGCAGGTCCTCGTCCCGTGATTGTACTGCCATGGTTTTCCCCTCTCTCGTCGCTCGCGGTGGGGTACGCGGAACGAACCGTCCGCGAGATTATATCCCCGTTCGACGCTAGGCGGATTCGAAGCATCACCCTTTCGTGGGGCAATTTCCCGACAGTAAGGGTGCCGGTAGGCGGTCGCTATCGTCCCGCGGCGACGGCGGTACGGACCCCATACTCTTGCGGGGACGGCTCGTGCTGTGGACGAACGATGGCTCCCGAGACGAACCACGCCGACGATTGCGTATCGGACGACTGTTCGCGCTGCCGGGACGACGCCGTACTTCGCGTCGTCCGCACCGAAATCGACGCTGGCGTGAGTGCCGCCAGACCGTCGTCCGGCGACTCCGCGAGCGTCTGTCGGGACTGTTTCGCCCGCCTCCGCGCCGACCCGGACGCGTCGTTCAACAGCCTGTTCGAGGACGGGTCCGACGCCGCCCGCTCCACGAGACGGTTCATCAAAATCGAGCGACTGTAGCGTCGTCCGCCGCGTCTTCCTCAGTATTCGGGCGGCACGTAGAGGTTGAGCGTTTCGAGCGGCTCATCGCCCGTGTTCGTGATTTCGTGCGTCTCGCGCTCCTCGATGCACACGAGGTCGCCCGCCGAGAGGTGGACCGTCTCGCCCTCGACGATTGCTTCGCCCTCTCCCGACGCGACGAACAGCCACTGCTCGCTCCCCTCGTGGCGGTTGTCCGGGCCGCCGGTCGATTGTCCCGGTGACAGCACCATGGAGGCGGCTTGTGCTCGCTCGGTTTCCAGCAGTACGTCGAACCAGTCCGCCGTTTTCGTGGTCGTTCGCTTCACGGGTTCGCGTTCGTTTCCAAGCGCCAGAAGCGTTCGGGGTAGCTGTGCAGCAGCACGGCCACTCGTCGATTTATGTTCGCTCGACCCGTTTTGGTAGCCATGCCAGAGAGGGGGTACGCGGAGAACGCGGCTGGCGGGGGATTGCTGTCGCTGCTCTACCGGCTTCGTCGGGGGGACTCGGTGACGGTCGGCACCGACACCGGACCGCTCAGAAGTCCGCGGCAGTTCACCGTCGAACGAATCGCCGAGGAGCGCTCGGCGCGCGACGACGAGATATATTACCGGGTCCACCTTCGCGGGTCGCGCGACGGCCACTACGTGGTGATGCCCGAGAAACCGCAAGGGAAGGGCGCTCACGTCCCGCCAGAGCTGTTCTATCAGCACCCGAACGACAGCGACAGGTGGGGCGAACCGGCGGAGGACACCGAGGGGAGCGTCGTCTTCCTTCGAGTAACCGCCGGAACGCCGGTATCGACGGAGTAGAGTGGCGGGGAGACTGGTTCCGAGGTTCCGAGACGGTCGGACTGTTCCCGACGGTCGAACCGACTCCCGACGGTGGACCGACTTCGGGACGGTCACACCGACTCGACGAACAGGTCCAGCTTCGAATTCGGCTCGTTCACGGTGAGCCGAACCGCGTCGAAGTGGCCGTCCGCCGTGGTTCGGTAGGTGACGCCGCGAATCCCGCCGCCGACGCGCCCGAACGAGAGTTTCGGACGGTGTGCGTAGGGTTTCTCGAATTTCACCGTCGCGCGACCTGACTCATCGACGGACACGCCGCGGTGCACGTCGAACGCGGGGGTGTGGTCGCGCACCATCGATTTCGCGCTCCCGATGTGCCACGGGTTTCGAACGTCCGACCAGTTCCCGTCGTAGCAGTTGTCCGTCCCGCCGTCACCCTCCACGATCGCCGGAGCGCCGCTCCGGTAGATTCGGTTGCGCCGGACGATGTTTCCGGTGCTACGAATCAACAGTCCGGCTTCGTGTCCCTCTCCGGCGGCGAAGCCGCGGACGTGGTTGTCGCTGATCTCGTGGTTCGTCTCACCCCCCGCCGAGAGGATTCCGACGCGTTCGAGGTCTCGGAGGCGGTTCCCTTCGACCGTGACGAACCGCGCGTTTTCGAGGATGATTCCAGTTCTGCCGGTGTCGGAAATCGTGTTTCGCGCGACGAGACCGTCCTCGCTCCCGGCGATTCTGATGCCGTCGCTCGCCACGTTCCGGATGCGATTTCGGGCGACGACGAAATCCGAGATTCCGTCGGCGACGTTGATGCCGCGGCCGCCGTAGCCGTACAGGTCGTTGTCCACCGCGGTGATGTGGTCCGCGCGGTCGATGTCGAGCGAGATGCCCGAGAAGTCGTCGCGTCGCTCTTGCACGCTGACGTTCCCGTCGATTCGAACGTCCCGAACGGTTCCCCCGAACCCGAGGTGGCAGAACGATTTGTGGTGGCCGAACCCGAGGTTGTCGGCGATGACGACGTAGCCCCCGCCGTCTGTCAAATCGTCCCCGCCGATGCCGACCAGACTTCCCTCCGGGTTGTTCCCCATCACGTTGCCGACGACGGCGACGTTTTTTCCCTGTCGATGGCGACCCTTCCGCCACACGTCACAGGAGATGGAGCGGTCGAGCCCGTTCGTGAGGACGTTCCCGGAGACGACGACGCGCGTGCCCCCGACCTGAATCCCCCTGTCGCCGATGTCGTGAATTCGGTTGCCGACGATGCGGACGTTCCGGCTGGCCGGTTCCACGCTGATGCCGCTCCCGCCGGTGCCGTGTTCGCGGTACGGATGCGTCCGGGTCACGTAGTTTCTCGCTACCGTGACGGTCTCCGCGTCCTTCACCACGATGCCGTGACACAGCTTCGTGAAGACGCTCTGTTCGTCGGGATTCCCGTCGAAGCCGATGCCGCGAATCGTGACGTTCGAACAGTGGCGGTGATGACCGACGCGAAAGCCGCCCGCGTTGGCGTCCGCCGCCGGTTTTATCAGCGTCCGAACGCCGGGACCGACGACGGTCACGTCGTCCACGTCGATGTCGAGCCATCCGGTCGTCCGGTACGGCGCGTTCTTCGCCGTGATGAGAATCGTCTCGCCGGGCGAGAGGTTCTCGAACGTCGATTCGAGTTCGTCGGTTGTCGTGACGACGGAATCGGCCACCGCTCGCGTCCGTCGCTCGTCCCGCGTGTCGGTCGCACGGCCGTCGTCCGCTCCCCACCCCGTGAGCGCGAACGCCAGCCCAGCAGTTCCCCCCAGCACCCGCCGTCGTGGAATGTCGGGCATTCTCCGTGAGACCCACGACGCCGACCACCCACTGATTTGTGGCCGCAGACGTCGGTTCGCCGCAACGCCGGTCGCCCCTCGTTTAACCGTCTGTTAATCGTTCCAAGGGGCGCATTACAAATTATTAGGACACCGTTCCACTTCCTAAGATGTCCCCTGCTGAACGTTCAACCCCGAGACCACAACCGGAGAAGCGGACGCTCCGGACAGACACGCTACCGCCGAAGAACCGGTGGGGTGTCGGACGATGAGCGAACTTCCGGACGTGAGTCGTCGTCGCTTCTGTCAATCGGCGGGTGCGCTCTCCCTCCCGCTCCTCGGTTCGACGGCCGCCGCCCGGTCAACGGACGGGCGGGTCGTGTTCATCTACGACGACTCCCCGGAGGAGGACTACACTCGAATCTTTCCGGTTCATCAGGACGAGGGCGTTCCGGGGTGCGTCGCCGCGGTCGCGGACCGCATCGGCCACTCGTCGTGGCTCTCGCCGGAGCAGTTGCGGGAGATGGAACGCGAGGGCTGGGAGATGATGTCTCACTCCGTCCGCCACCGCGCGCTGGGCGAAATCGCGGTCACGCGGGACGTCGAACCGGGCGAGACGAAACTGTACGTGGAGTCGAACTTCCACAAGCGCGTTCCCGGCGACGAAATCGTGGTGGACGACGGCCGCCGGACGGAAACGTTCACCGTCGCTGACGGCGGCGAGGATTCCACCGGCGAGTACCTCGTGGCGGAAGAACCGCTCCGGACGCCCTTCCGCGCGAAGGACGGCGTGACCGAACGCTACACCGACGACTTGCTTCGGCGGTCCCTGAAGAACTCGAAGGAGACGCTGGAGGGCTTCGGCGTGAACGTCTCCAGTCTCGTCCTCCCGTTCGGGCGCACGCGCGGTCGGGTGCAGGAACTGGTCCCCGACTACTACGACGTGCTGGCGAACGAACACCACGGCGGCTTCAACGCTCGGGCCTCGCTCGACCGCTATCACCTCGGCCGCGCCGTCTTCCGCGACGGGTCGATGACCGAGGCCGAAATCGGGGCGTTCCTCGACCGCGTTCGGAACGAGGACGCCCTCGGGATATTCGTCGGGCACAGTCAGGACGGCCACCTCGCGCCCTCCCGCGTTCG is part of the Haladaptatus paucihalophilus DX253 genome and encodes:
- a CDS encoding polysaccharide deacetylase family protein, which gives rise to MSELPDVSRRRFCQSAGALSLPLLGSTAAARSTDGRVVFIYDDSPEEDYTRIFPVHQDEGVPGCVAAVADRIGHSSWLSPEQLREMEREGWEMMSHSVRHRALGEIAVTRDVEPGETKLYVESNFHKRVPGDEIVVDDGRRTETFTVADGGEDSTGEYLVAEEPLRTPFRAKDGVTERYTDDLLRRSLKNSKETLEGFGVNVSSLVLPFGRTRGRVQELVPDYYDVLANEHHGGFNARASLDRYHLGRAVFRDGSMTEAEIGAFLDRVRNEDALGIFVGHSQDGHLAPSRVRATIRLAKRRNLEIVTLRDALEKFDALPATAEPTTPAPSTTRTTSSATSTASTSARGDPSSGTTGDPSDTKSAGDDTPSASQLGAVSLLGALGLGALGYFRRR
- a CDS encoding cupin domain-containing protein, producing the protein MKRTTTKTADWFDVLLETERAQAASMVLSPGQSTGGPDNRHEGSEQWLFVASGEGEAIVEGETVHLSAGDLVCIEERETHEITNTGDEPLETLNLYVPPEY
- a CDS encoding right-handed parallel beta-helix repeat-containing protein, translating into MPDIPRRRVLGGTAGLAFALTGWGADDGRATDTRDERRTRAVADSVVTTTDELESTFENLSPGETILITAKNAPYRTTGWLDIDVDDVTVVGPGVRTLIKPAADANAGGFRVGHHRHCSNVTIRGIGFDGNPDEQSVFTKLCHGIVVKDAETVTVARNYVTRTHPYREHGTGGSGISVEPASRNVRIVGNRIHDIGDRGIQVGGTRVVVSGNVLTNGLDRSISCDVWRKGRHRQGKNVAVVGNVMGNNPEGSLVGIGGDDLTDGGGYVVIADNLGFGHHKSFCHLGFGGTVRDVRIDGNVSVQERRDDFSGISLDIDRADHITAVDNDLYGYGGRGINVADGISDFVVARNRIRNVASDGIRIAGSEDGLVARNTISDTGRTGIILENARFVTVEGNRLRDLERVGILSAGGETNHEISDNHVRGFAAGEGHEAGLLIRSTGNIVRRNRIYRSGAPAIVEGDGGTDNCYDGNWSDVRNPWHIGSAKSMVRDHTPAFDVHRGVSVDESGRATVKFEKPYAHRPKLSFGRVGGGIRGVTYRTTADGHFDAVRLTVNEPNSKLDLFVESV